A stretch of the Perca flavescens isolate YP-PL-M2 chromosome 3, PFLA_1.0, whole genome shotgun sequence genome encodes the following:
- the LOC114553117 gene encoding zinc finger protein 239 isoform X7 yields MQKHKEKEEKKKEGKRKVVSEASGDSVERGSKRKEEEKRRGEGPLRHHCQHCDKSFTTSGHLKIHQRVHIGENLHSCGQCGKTFSGSGSLERHRRIHTGEKPYRCEQCGKTFSFSNVLKTHQRIHTGEKPYSCGLCGKTFSRSSSVKSHQRIHTGEKPYWCEQCGKTFSMSGHLKIHQHIHTGDKPHSCGICGKTFSYSSGLKNHQHIHTGEKLYWCEQCGENFSESGALKRHQRIHTGEKPYSCDLCDKTFSQSSNLKSHQRVHTGEKPYSCDLCDKTFSQSNSLKFHRRVHTGEKPYWCEQCGKIFSQSSDLKRHQLIHTASL; encoded by the exons CAGTGGAGCGAGGGAGCAagaggaaggaagaggag aaacgGAGAGGAGAGGGACCCTTACGTCACCACTGTCAACACTGTGACAAATCCTTCACAACATCTGGACATTTAAAGATTCATCAGAGAGTTCACATTGGAGAGAATCTACACAGCTGTGGTCAATGTGGTAAAACCTTTTCTGGGAGTGGTAGCCTGGAAAGGCACcgacgcattcacactggagagaaaccATACcgctgtgaacaatgtgggaaaactttttcttttaGTAATGTCCTTAAAACACAtcagcgcattcacactggagagaagccgtacagctgtggTCTATGTGGTAAAACCTTTTCTCGGAGCAGTAGCGTTAAATCTCATCAGCGcattcacacaggagagaagccttactggtgtgaacaatgtgggaaaacgtTTTCTATGAGTGGTCACCTTAAAATACATCaacacattcacactggagataaaCCTCACAGCTGTGGTATATGTGGTAAAACGTTTTCTTATAGTAGTGGGCTTAAAAACCACCAgcacattcacactggagagaagctgtactggtgtgaacaatgtggggaaAATTTTTCTGAGAGTGGGGCCCTTAAAagacatcaacgcattcacactggagagaagccgtacagctgtgatctatgtgataaaaccttttctcagaGCAGTAACCTTAAATCTCACCAgcgtgttcacactggagagaagccttacagctgtgatctatgtgataaaaccttttctcagaGCAATAGCCTTAAATTTCACCgacgtgttcacactggagagaagccgtactggtgtgaacaatgtgggaaaataTTTTCTCAGAGCAGTGACCTTAAAAGACATCAGCTCATTCACACTGCCTCATTGTGa